A stretch of Gorilla gorilla gorilla isolate KB3781 chromosome 9, NHGRI_mGorGor1-v2.1_pri, whole genome shotgun sequence DNA encodes these proteins:
- the LOC134759281 gene encoding hemoglobin subunit gamma-2 produces MGHFTEEDKATITSLWGKVNVEDAGGETLGRLLVVYPWTQRFFDSFGNLSSASAIMGNPKVKAHGKKVLTSLGDAIKHLDDLKGTFAQLSELHCDKLHVDPENFKLLGNVLVTVLAIHFGKEFTPEVQASWQKMVTGVASALSSRYH; encoded by the exons ATGGgtcatttcacagaggaggacaAGGCTACTATCACAAGCCTGTGGGGCAAGGTGAATGTGGAAGATGCTGGAGGAGAAACCCTGGGAAG GCTCCTGGTTGTCTACCCATGGACCCAGAGGTTCTTTGACAGCTTTGGCAACCTGTCCTCTGCCTCTGCCATCATGGGCAACCCCAAGGTCAAGGCACATGGCAAGAAGGTGCTGACTTCCTTGGGAGATGCCATAAAGCACCTGGATGATCTCAAGGGCACCTTTGCCCAGCTGAGTGAACTGCACTGTGACAAGCTGCATGTGGATCCCGAGAACTTCAAG CTCCTGGGAAATGTGCTGGTGACCGTTTTGGCAATCCATTTCGGCAAAGAATTCACCCCTGAGGTGCAGGCTTCCTGGCAGAAGATGGTGACTGGAGTGGCCAGTGCCCTGTCCTCCAGATACCACTGA
- the LOC134759280 gene encoding hemoglobin subunit gamma-1 yields the protein MGHFTEEDKATITSLWGKVNVEDAGGETLGRLLVVYPWTQRFFDSFGNLSSASAIMGNPKVKAHGKKVLTSLGGAIKHLDDLKGTFAQLSELHCDKLHVDPENFRLLGNVLVTVLAIHFGKEFTPEVQASWQKMVTAVASALSSRYH from the exons ATGGgtcatttcacagaggaggacaAGGCTACTATCACAAGCCTGTGGGGCAAGGTGAATGTGGAAGATGCTGGAGGAGAAACCCTGGGAAG GCTCCTGGTTGTCTACCCATGGACCCAGAGGTTCTTTGACAGCTTTGGCAACCTGTCCTCTGCCTCTGCCATCATGGGCAACCCCAAAGTCAAGGCACATGGCAAGAAGGTGCTGACTTCCTTGGGAGGTGCCATAAAGCACCTGGATGATCTCAAGGGCACCTTTGCCCAGCTGAGTGAACTGCACTGTGACAAGCTGCATGTGGATCCTGAGAACTTCAGg CTCCTGGGAAATGTGCTGGTGACCGTTTTGGCAATCCATTTCGGCAAAGAATTCACCCCTGAGGTGCAGGCTTCCTGGCAGAAGATGGTGACTGCAGTGGCCAGTGCCCTGTCCTCCAGATACCACTGA